Proteins from a genomic interval of Meiothermus sp.:
- a CDS encoding NUDIX hydrolase produces the protein MAGVRGSQALPQSRRRVTSAGGVVLRERAGGKGLEVLLIAIKDGRVWSLPKGQVEPGERYPQTAVREVREETGIEAKVLAPLGSIRYHFTVKDDGIQTTVTKEVHHFLMGYVSGTPQPQKEEVDGVAWFPVREALKRLSHQNERNAVLKALAAWDARVPIGAQP, from the coding sequence GTGGCTGGGGTTAGAGGATCCCAGGCACTGCCACAATCCCGCCGCCGTGTAACTTCGGCGGGAGGGGTGGTATTGCGGGAGCGGGCCGGGGGCAAGGGCCTCGAGGTGCTTCTCATTGCCATCAAGGACGGGCGGGTCTGGAGTCTGCCCAAGGGCCAGGTAGAGCCTGGCGAGCGCTATCCACAAACGGCTGTCCGCGAGGTGCGCGAGGAAACCGGTATCGAGGCCAAAGTGCTGGCCCCACTGGGCAGCATTCGCTATCACTTCACCGTTAAGGACGACGGTATACAAACCACCGTTACCAAAGAGGTGCACCACTTTTTGATGGGCTACGTGAGCGGAACCCCCCAGCCGCAAAAGGAAGAGGTAGACGGAGTGGCCTGGTTCCCCGTACGCGAGGCCCTAAAGCGGCTTTCGCATCAGAACGAGCGCAACGCCGTTCTCAAGGCCCTGGCCGCCTGGGATGCACGGGTGCCCATCGGCGCGCAACCGTAA